A section of the Rossellomorea marisflavi genome encodes:
- the remB gene encoding extracellular matrix regulator RemB → MYIHVGEDVMVRTDEIIAIIDRDTVQFSEEIQRLLKQKDKDLCNLAKGSYKSLVITFNQLYLSPLASSTLKKRSKKYSSYENLL, encoded by the coding sequence TTGTACATTCATGTAGGAGAAGATGTCATGGTGCGTACGGATGAAATCATTGCCATTATCGATCGTGACACCGTTCAATTTTCAGAGGAAATACAGCGTCTGCTTAAACAAAAAGATAAAGACCTTTGCAATCTCGCAAAGGGTTCATATAAATCTCTCGTCATCACGTTCAATCAGCTTTATTTATCCCCGCTGGCTTCAAGTACGTTGAAGAAGCGCTCCAAGAAGTACTCAAGTTATGAGAACTTACTATAG